The following DNA comes from Weissella koreensis KACC 15510.
AGCAGTTTTCACCTCATGGCTATCTTTATTAATCGTCAATGGTCCAATATCTAAAATTTCTTGAATTGGTTGTTGTACTCCATTTTGCGAACGGCGTAACAATGCTTTAATTCGCGCCATCACTTCTAATGGATTGAACGGCTTAGTAACATAATCATCAGCCCCAGTAATTAAGCCCTGAATCTTATCCATCGCACCAGATTTAGCTGATAAAATTAAAATTGGGACTGGATTATCCTTTCGGACTTCCTTCACGACTTCTGTTCCATTCATTTCTGGCATCATCACATCTAATACCACCAACCCAATATCAGGATTAGTTCGTAATTTTTTCAATGCTTCTTTGCCATCAAAGGCCAACACTGGTTCATGGCCTTCATTTTTGACATAAATTTCTAGTAACTCAGCAATTTCATGATCATCATCAACAATTAAAATCTTCATTGCTCATTCTCCTAAAATTCTTTATTTTTTGTTACTTACTTGAGATCCGCCCATGAATCCACCAACAATTCCTGTCCGCTTACGCAAGTAGCGGAATCCAGCAAATGCTGCTACAGCAACAATCAGATAAATCCAACCTGGCAAAACAGGATTGATCACCTTTGGAAGTACTGAAGCAAGCATGTAGATTAAGAACCACAAAGCAAAGGCTAGGATGGCTGAAATAACACGCAAAATTCTTCCTAGATCACTACGCGCCATAATCTTAGTAATCAAGGCAAAGAGTAATCCTCCGCAAATTGAAGTTAACGCCAAAGCCAAAATTCCAGCAGCGCCAGCATTTACTGAAGCATCTTTTTGGAATAATAGTGTAATTCCAAACATCGCTGAGAATAACATTAAGAATGTTAGCATATTGTCAAAAGCTAAATCCCAATACCCAAAATCACTATAAACGGTTCCTTGATTTTGTTGATTGTGGGCTTCAACTTCCATTCCTAAAGCGGCAGCAGGTGTACCATAAATTTGTTTCGCCGTCTTTCCTACTTTTTGGCCTTCTAACAAATCACTTTGCATTTTTTGAATCAATGGTAAATATTGTTTATCATTTTCAACTAACTCAATAGCTTGATATACGAATTTTTGATTTCTATTACTCAAACCAGATTCTGCTAAATCAGCATGCGTTGGCATTTCAGTTACTTCCGTTTCAGTCGCTTCCATTCCGGTTGCTTCCATTTCGGTTACCTCCGTTTCGCTAACTTCACTTACTGGCTCTTGTGCCTTCATTTCTTCCGTCATT
Coding sequences within:
- a CDS encoding response regulator transcription factor — translated: MKILIVDDDHEIAELLEIYVKNEGHEPVLAFDGKEALKKLRTNPDIGLVVLDVMMPEMNGTEVVKEVRKDNPVPILILSAKSGAMDKIQGLITGADDYVTKPFNPLEVMARIKALLRRSQNGVQQPIQEILDIGPLTINKDSHEVKTADGETVNLTALEFGILYLLASHPNRVFSADDIFERVWQQESVVSAKTVMVHVSHLRDKLEEATDGNQVVQTVWGVGYKIEVL
- a CDS encoding DUF1129 family protein encodes the protein MTEEMKAQEPVSEVSETEVTEMEATGMEATETEVTEMPTHADLAESGLSNRNQKFVYQAIELVENDKQYLPLIQKMQSDLLEGQKVGKTAKQIYGTPAAALGMEVEAHNQQNQGTVYSDFGYWDLAFDNMLTFLMLFSAMFGITLLFQKDASVNAGAAGILALALTSICGGLLFALITKIMARSDLGRILRVISAILAFALWFLIYMLASVLPKVINPVLPGWIYLIVAVAAFAGFRYLRKRTGIVGGFMGGSQVSNKK